One Catharus ustulatus isolate bCatUst1 chromosome 2, bCatUst1.pri.v2, whole genome shotgun sequence genomic window carries:
- the GPR180 gene encoding integral membrane protein GPR180 produces MRWRLLWLLSAAACCCWGLAAGKTLRGGFASAAARREPWRPVARFQFYGDRAVLCVRIKNIAVAVAKAARLHLFQAQEWQKLENSVQEHSCTEKFSKAQLTMTVNHTEQNLTVSQIPYPETWYVFYVDKFTCEENYSESEDIQFEMVLLNPDAEGNPLDHFSAGESGLHEFFFLLVLAYFITACIYAQSLWQTIRKHGPMHGVLKVLTISLLLQAGSAVANYLHFSSYSRDGIGAPFMGSLAELCDIISQIQMLYLLLSLCMGWTIGRMKKSHGRPLQWDSSPASTGIAVVVVVTQSILLIWEQFEDTNHHSYHSHHGLASGLLIGLRVCLALSLAAGLYQIITVERSTLKREFYITFAKACILWFLCHPCLATIAVIFREYQREKIVTIGVILCQCISMVILYRLFLSHSLYWEVSSLSSVTLPLTVSSGHKNRHHF; encoded by the exons ATGCGGTGGcggctgctgtggctgctcagcgCCGccgcctgctgctgctggggcctCGCCGCGGGCAAGACGCTTAGGGGCGGCTTCgccagcgccgccgcccgccgggAGCCGTGGCGGCCCGTGGCGCGCTTCCAGTTCTACG GTGACCGTGCTGTTCTGTGTGTCAGAATCAAGAATATAGCAGTAGCTGTGGCAAAAGCAGCTAGACTTCATCTCTTTCAAGCACAGGAATGGCAGAAGCTGGAGAACAGTGTCCAAGAACACAGCTGTACAGAGAAGTTCTCTAAAGCTCAGCTGACAA tgaCTGTGAACCACACAGAGCAAAATCTGACAGTGTCCCAGATTCCTTATCCGGAAACATGGTATGTGTTTTATGTAGACAAGTTTACCTGCGAGGAGAATTATTCTGAATCCGAGGATATTCAGTTTGAAATGGTCTTACTAAACCCAGATGCAGAAGGGAATCCATTAGATCACTTTAGCGCAGGGGAATctg GACTACATGAattctttttcctgcttgtcCTAGCATACTTCATAACTGCTTGCATATATGCACAATCTCTGTGGCAAACAATTAGGAAGCATGGACCTATGCATGGTGTATTAAAGGTGTTGACAATTTCATTACTGTTGCAGGCTGGTTCAGCTGTTGCCAACTACCTGCATTTCTCAAG ctaTTCTAGAGATGGGATAGGAGCTCCTTTTATGGGAAGTCTGGCAGAAT TGTGTGACATAATCTCACAGATACAAATGCTGTATTTATTGTTGAGTCTGTGCATGGGTTGGACAATAGGCAGAATGAAGAAATCTCATGGCAGACCTCTTCAGTGGGATTCCAGTCCAGCATCTACCGGCATTGCTGTAGTAGTTGTTGTTACACAG agcattttGTTAATTTGGGAACAGTTTGAAGATACAAATCACCACAGCTACCATTCGCACCACGGCTTGGCAAGCGGGCTGCTCATCGGCCTCAGAGTCTGCCTCgctctgtccctggctgctgggctgtACCAGATTATCACAGTGGAGAGAAGCACGCTGAAAAGGGAGTTCTATATCACCTTTGCCAAA GCCTGCATTCTCTGGTTTCTGTGCCACCCATGTCTTGCAACCATTGCTGTAATATTCAGAGAATATCAAAGAGAAAAG ATTGTCACCATAGGTGTTATCCTCTGTCAGTGCATCTCCATGGTTATCCTCTACAGACTTTTTCTATCTCATAGTCTATATTGGGAAGTATCTTCACTGTCATCAGTGACATTGCCACTAACAGTATCCTCTGGACATAAAAATCGACATCACTTCTGA